From a region of the Cyclopterus lumpus isolate fCycLum1 chromosome 5, fCycLum1.pri, whole genome shotgun sequence genome:
- the rbm15b gene encoding putative RNA-binding protein 15B — MKRQAGREASPSRAAGKRVRERERESARREEPHPPAAPPPPLALLLAESRGYHHHRRRSRSREREKPRLREERAAALELHHRHELSLLGRAPPQPPPLRASAAAQLPAARPGTLEYKTLLISNLGSQVSDEDVEDALFHEFKKFGDVSVKLSHTPELGRIAYVNFRHPEDAKEARHAKSSRLVLGDRQLKIEPMYVRRRSVTPPDAGYLALHAPYPYRQRSLSPPGPGVSNIRDIRARHYALETLGLSRERERLLDYYGMLDERGRPYGFPPMPVVEDLKPEDDQRATSNLFIGNLDGNVTEAELRRGFDKYGVIEDVVIKRPARGQGGAYAFVKFQNLDMAHRAKVAMQGRLMGGNPIKIGYGKANPTTRLWVGGLGTGNSLATLAREFDRFGSIRNIDYVKGDSFAYIQYESLDASQAACTQMRGFPLGLPERRLRVDFAKVEESPSRPFPPGYQPPVVAPSHYDLPVEAFSRHRSLERELRGARDRSTPPPPPPPPPSHGLLTQRERALLERDYPASPTRSLERRPGGVEAFGRRAARSRSRSRERWLKERDERRSKRRSRSASTDRPAEEREREREKERGRSRVRGQAGAVSPDASPDRARVRAPDSTTEPRDHTPENGGGGRHSAANEDDAPPGRHHGKRSAEHLNNHHHRNSEVVVAAAAAVNNAAAAASSPATDTSSSPGTLSEFAQASLAKSWHGFFALKNSSFPANLYMLEGGAAFFSAVMKDTMKQQNQPGRLKIAQRLRMDQTRLDEVSRRVKLGRPDGFAVLLALQGPIDRGAAAPEPGLQARLLRHLVTYLRNKEAAGVVSLPGAKEGGPGAMLYAFPPGVFSQQYLQAAKRTVGNLDEEHMVVVIVNDTN, encoded by the exons ATGAAGCGGCAGGCCGGGAGGGAGGCGAGTCCGTCCAGGGCCGCCGGGAAGCGGGTCCGGGAGCGTGAGCGGGAGAGCGCGCGGAGAGAGGAGCCGCATCCCCCGGCCGCTCCCCCTCCTCCGCTGGCTCTGCTGCTGGCGGAGAGCCGGGgctaccaccaccaccgccgGAGGAGCCGCAGCAGGGAGCGCGAGAAGCCGCGGCTCCGGGAGGAGCGGGCGGCCGCGCTGGAGCTCCACCACCGACACGAGCTCAGCCTCCTCGGCCGCGCGCCGCCGCAGCCGCCGCCGCTGCGCGCCTCCGCCGCGGCC CAGCTGCCCGCAGCCAGACCCGGGACCCTGGAGTACAAGACGCTGCTCATCAGCAACCTGGGCTCGCAGGTCTCGGACGAGGACGTGGAGGACGCGCTGTTCCACGAGTTCAAGAAGTTCGGGGACGTCAGCGTGAAGCTGTCGCACACGCCGGAGCTGGGCCGCATCGCCTACGTGAACTTCCGGCACCCGGAGGACGCCAAGGAGGCCCGGCACGCCAAGTCCTCCAGGTTGGTGCTCGGGGACCGGCAGCTCAAGATCGAGCCCATGTACGTGAGGAGGCGGAGCGTGACGCCGCCGGACGCCGGGTACCTGGCCCTGCACGCGCCGTACCCGTACCGGCAGCGCTCCCTCTCCCCGCCGGGGCCCGGTGTGAGCAACATCCGGGACATCAGGGCCCGGCATTACGCCCTGGAGACCCTGGGGCTCAGCAGGGAGAGGGAGCGGCTTTTGGATTATTATGGCATGCTGGACGAGAGGGGTCGGCCTTACGGGTTCCCCCCCATGCCGGTGGTGGAGGACCTGAAACCCGAGGACGACCAGAGGGCCACCAGCAACCTTTTTATCGGGAACCTGGACGGCAACGTGACGGAGGCGGAACTGAGGAGGGGCTTTGACAAGTACGGGGTCATCGAGGACGTGGTGATCAAACGGCCGGCCCGCGGACAGGGGGGCGCCTACGCCTTCGTGAAGTTCCAGAACCTGGACATGGCCCACCGGGCCAAAGTGGCCATGCAGGGCCGGCTGATGGGGGGCAACCCAATAAAGATCGGCTACGGGAAGGCCAACCCCACCACGCGGCTCTGGGTCGGCGGTCTCGGGACCGGGAACTCCCTCGCCACCCTCGCCCGGGAGTTCGATCGCTTCGGAAGCATACGGAACATCGACTACGTGAAGGGGGACAGCTTCGCCTACATCCAGTACGAGAGCTTGGACGCCTCCCAAGCCGCCTGCACCCAGATGAGGGGGTTCCCTTTGGGTCTGCCCGAGCGCCGCCTGAGGGTGGACTTTGCTAAAGTCGAGGAGAGCCCCTCGCGGCCGTTCCCCCCCGGTTACCAGCCCCCGGTGGTGGCCCCCTCCCACTATGACCTCCCCGTGGAGGCCTTCAGCCGCCATCGCAGCCTGGAGCGCGAGCTGAGGGGCGCCAGGGACCGCTCgaccccgccgccgccgcccccgCCGCCGCCCTCTCACGGCCTCCTCACCCAGAGGGAGCGGGCGCTGCTGGAGAGGGACTACCCCGCCAGCCCCACCCGCAGCCTGGAGCGGCGGCCGGGGGGGGTGGAGGCGTTCGGGCGGAGAGCGGCGAGGAGCCGCAGCCGGAGCCGGGAGCGTTGGCTGAAGGAGAGGGACGAGCGGCGGAGCAAGAGGCGGAGCCGGAGCGCGTCGACCGACCGGCCggcggaggagagggagcgcgagcgggagaaggagagggggaggtcGAGGGTTCGAGGCCAGGCGGGCGCCGTCTCCCCGGACGCGAGCCCGGACCGAGCGCGGGTTCGCGCTCCCGACTCCACCACCGAGCCCAGAGACCACACCCCCGAGAACGGAGGCGGCGGGCGACACTCTGCCGCCAACGAAGACGACGCCCCGCCCGGCCGCCACCACGGCAAAAGGTCCGCCGAGCACCTCAACAACCACCACCATCGGAACAGCGAGGTCGtcgtcgccgccgccgccgccgtcaacaacgccgccgccgccgcctcctccccgGCGACcgacacctcctcctctcccggcACGCTCTCCGAGTTCGCCCAGGCCTCGCTCGCCAAATCGTGGCACGGCTTCTTCGCCCTCAAGAACAGCAGCTTCCCCGCCAACCTGTACATGCTGGAGGGCGGCGCGGCGTTCTTCAGCGCCGTGATGAAGGACACGATGAAGCAGCAGAACCAGCCGGGCCGGCTGAAGATCGCCCAGCGGCTCCGCATGGACCAGACGCGGCTGGACGAGGTGTCGCGCCGCGTGAAGCTCGGGCGCCCCGACGGGTTCGCCGTCCTGCTCGCCCTGCAGGGCCCCATCGACCGCGGGGCCGCCGCCCCCGAGCCGGGGCTGCAGGCCCGCCTGCTGCGCCACCTGGTGACCTACCTGCGCAACAAGGAGGCGGCCGGCGTCGTGAGCCTGCCGGGCGCCAAAGAAGGCGGCCCCGGCGCCATGCTGTACGCCTTCCCCCCCGGCGTGTTCTCGCAGCAGTACCTGCAGGCGGCCAAGAGGACTGTGGGTAATCTGGACGAGGAGCACATGGTGGTCGTGATCGTCAACGACACTAACTGA